One window of Legionella pneumophila subsp. pneumophila str. Philadelphia 1 genomic DNA carries:
- the fabZ gene encoding 3-hydroxyacyl-ACP dehydratase FabZ, whose protein sequence is MNESIDINQIFTLLPHRYPFILVDRVIDYKVMEYLIAIKNVTINENFFTGHFPGNPIMPGVLMLEALAQACAILASLSRQPKEGHEFLHYFAGIDNARFKQVVTPGDQLRLEVRLAGQKRDFWRMHGEAYIGDKLACSADLLSAAKEIKK, encoded by the coding sequence ATGAACGAATCGATAGATATAAATCAAATTTTTACTTTGTTACCACACCGCTATCCATTTATTCTGGTTGATAGAGTGATAGATTACAAAGTCATGGAATATTTGATTGCAATTAAGAATGTGACTATTAATGAGAACTTCTTTACCGGACATTTTCCAGGAAATCCTATTATGCCTGGAGTATTAATGCTTGAGGCTTTAGCTCAGGCTTGTGCCATTTTAGCCAGTTTATCTCGTCAACCCAAAGAAGGACATGAGTTTTTGCATTATTTTGCCGGTATTGACAATGCTCGGTTCAAGCAAGTAGTGACTCCTGGGGACCAATTGCGATTAGAGGTGAGATTGGCCGGACAAAAAAGAGATTTTTGGCGTATGCACGGAGAAGCTTATATTGGTGATAAATTGGCTTGTTCCGCAGACTTATTAAGCGCAGCAAAGGAAATTAAAAAGTGA
- the lpxA gene encoding acyl-ACP--UDP-N-acetylglucosamine O-acyltransferase → MIDERAMIHPSAKLASGVSIGPGTVIGADVEIGENTWIGPHVVIEGPTVIGKNNKIFQFASVGDEPQDITYKGEPTRLEIGDNNVIREYCMISRGTVKGGGVTRIGDSNYLMAYSHIGHDCMVGNHIIMVNYAALSGHVTINDYAIIGPYAAVHQFCQVGAYAFIARATYVTKDVLPYVMIAGHTTSACGINTVGLRRRGFSSAAIDCLRRAYKIIFRKGLTVQQAVSELELIQNECPEIIPMIDALNQSTRGIVR, encoded by the coding sequence GTGATAGATGAAAGAGCAATGATTCACCCATCGGCGAAGCTGGCAAGTGGAGTGTCAATAGGCCCTGGAACAGTGATAGGCGCTGATGTTGAGATTGGTGAAAATACCTGGATAGGGCCGCATGTAGTAATTGAAGGACCTACTGTAATTGGTAAAAACAATAAGATCTTTCAATTTGCCTCCGTAGGAGATGAGCCACAAGATATCACTTACAAGGGCGAGCCAACTCGTCTTGAAATCGGCGATAATAATGTAATCAGAGAATATTGCATGATTAGCCGAGGTACTGTCAAAGGTGGAGGTGTCACTCGCATTGGCGATAGCAATTATTTAATGGCCTATTCACATATTGGCCATGATTGTATGGTAGGCAATCATATCATTATGGTGAATTATGCAGCCTTATCAGGTCATGTCACAATTAATGATTACGCAATTATCGGCCCGTATGCTGCAGTTCACCAATTTTGTCAGGTAGGAGCCTACGCATTCATAGCCCGAGCTACCTATGTCACTAAAGACGTATTACCCTATGTTATGATTGCAGGTCATACCACTTCTGCTTGTGGAATCAACACGGTTGGTTTAAGAAGGAGAGGTTTTTCTTCTGCTGCGATTGATTGTTTGCGACGTGCATATAAAATTATCTTTCGTAAAGGGTTAACCGTTCAACAGGCAGTTTCAGAATTAGAGTTGATTCAAAATGAATGTCCTGAAATTATCCCTATGATTGATGCTTTGAATCAATCCACAAGAGGCATTGTGAGGTAA
- the crcB gene encoding fluoride efflux transporter CrcB yields MVVAPYLAVAIGGSLGAMSRYLVTIMAQNAWGIKFPYGTLLVNTLGSFLAGFFLIVLVGRFSAEESFRLFLFTGFLGAFTTFSSFAAESLFMFEQGYWFKLMTNILVNNVGSLSMVFIGTLVAKYVLLGHQGSN; encoded by the coding sequence ATGGTTGTTGCTCCCTATTTGGCTGTAGCTATCGGAGGCTCTTTAGGTGCAATGTCACGTTATTTGGTTACAATAATGGCGCAAAATGCTTGGGGGATTAAATTTCCTTATGGTACTCTTTTAGTGAACACACTAGGTTCTTTTCTAGCTGGTTTTTTTCTTATTGTATTAGTAGGTCGTTTTAGCGCCGAGGAGTCGTTTCGTTTATTCCTTTTTACAGGATTTTTAGGAGCTTTTACTACCTTTTCGAGTTTTGCTGCAGAATCTTTATTTATGTTTGAGCAAGGATATTGGTTTAAATTAATGACCAATATACTGGTTAATAATGTTGGCTCATTGTCCATGGTCTTCATTGGAACATTAGTTGCTAAATATGTATTATTAGGACATCAGGGCTCCAATTAA
- the serS gene encoding serine--tRNA ligase: MLDNQLLRENPQYVATQLLKRGFQFDAVTFSQLEEKRKALQVSTQSLQNERNLRSKAIGEAKSRGENIGPMREEVNKLGAILEQQKTELDEVLKQIEVISLSLPNIPHESVPVGKDELDNQEIRKWGDVPAFSFPVKSHDELGEALGQMDFALAAKITGSRFVVMKGHLARLHRALIQFMLDIHIQQHGYQEIYVPYIVNADSLLGTGQLPKFEADLFKLTGDNGYYLTSTSEIPVTNTVREMILSAEQLPIRYVCHSPCFRSEAGSYGKDTKGMIRQHQFEKVELVWITKPEDSYNALEQLTQHAEIILQRLNLPYRVVALCTGDIGAGSAKTYDLEVWLPSQNTYREISSCSNMEAFQARRMKARFRNPDTNEIQLVHTLNGSGLAVGRTLVAIMENYQDEHGNIHIPDALKPYLGGIDIISVK, from the coding sequence ATGTTAGATAATCAATTACTTCGAGAGAATCCTCAATATGTAGCAACCCAATTGCTGAAACGAGGATTTCAATTTGATGCGGTCACTTTCAGTCAGTTGGAAGAAAAGCGTAAGGCTTTGCAAGTAAGTACGCAATCATTACAGAACGAACGAAATTTGCGTTCGAAAGCCATCGGTGAAGCTAAATCTCGAGGTGAAAACATAGGGCCTATGCGCGAAGAAGTGAATAAACTTGGCGCTATACTGGAGCAGCAAAAGACTGAACTGGACGAGGTTCTTAAACAAATTGAGGTAATTAGCCTATCATTACCTAATATTCCTCATGAATCAGTACCTGTTGGTAAAGATGAATTGGATAATCAGGAAATCAGAAAATGGGGCGACGTACCTGCTTTTTCTTTCCCTGTAAAGTCACATGATGAATTGGGTGAAGCGCTAGGGCAAATGGATTTTGCGCTTGCAGCTAAAATTACGGGCAGCCGTTTTGTCGTCATGAAAGGGCATCTGGCCCGATTACATAGGGCTTTAATTCAATTTATGCTGGATATACATATTCAGCAACATGGTTACCAGGAAATATATGTACCTTATATTGTTAATGCGGATAGCTTACTAGGGACTGGGCAGTTACCAAAGTTTGAGGCTGATTTATTTAAATTAACAGGAGATAATGGGTACTACTTGACGTCTACTTCAGAAATTCCAGTGACCAATACAGTAAGGGAAATGATATTGTCTGCTGAGCAATTACCTATTCGTTATGTTTGCCATTCCCCATGTTTTCGTAGTGAGGCGGGTTCTTATGGTAAAGACACAAAGGGAATGATTAGACAGCATCAATTTGAGAAAGTTGAACTGGTCTGGATTACCAAACCGGAAGATTCTTATAATGCTTTAGAGCAACTTACTCAGCATGCTGAAATTATTTTACAGCGTTTGAACTTGCCTTACCGAGTGGTTGCTTTGTGTACCGGGGATATAGGTGCCGGTTCAGCCAAAACCTATGATCTTGAGGTTTGGTTGCCTAGCCAGAATACTTATCGAGAAATATCCTCTTGTTCCAATATGGAGGCATTTCAGGCACGCCGAATGAAAGCGCGTTTCCGCAATCCGGATACTAATGAGATTCAATTAGTCCACACTCTAAATGGATCAGGTTTAGCTGTTGGAAGAACTTTAGTTGCCATTATGGAGAATTATCAAGATGAGCATGGAAACATTCATATACCGGATGCTTTGAAGCCTTATTTAGGTGGTATTGATATCATCTCTGTGAAATAG
- a CDS encoding GNAT family N-acetyltransferase: MNEVIIREITSEDKEMFLCAMQSSQALHHPWVKAPIIPEEFDEYFSRYQKPNQKSYLLLSDNNLAGVFNISEIVRGYFQNAYLGFYVVAAYAGKGYMSTGLKLILTKVFKDMGLHRLEANIQPENTRSIWLVKKNGFRYEGFSPRYLRVNDVWQGHEHWAMTYEDFIKDNNEVLEKDHIDIVAYNTEWPLLAKAEMVKLRASFPANSVIDIQHVGSTAIPGMASKPIIDIQIAVRSLEEMKIIAVPILQKLDYEYWEDNPDPERMFFVKGMPPYGNGRTHHVHIVEASSRHWKGKTFFRDYLLSHPEAAEKYQQLKIKLAQEHKYDREQYTDAKSEFINQILKLAQN; encoded by the coding sequence ATGAACGAGGTAATTATTCGTGAGATAACATCTGAAGATAAAGAGATGTTTCTTTGTGCTATGCAAAGTAGTCAAGCATTACATCATCCTTGGGTTAAGGCACCGATAATACCTGAAGAGTTTGATGAGTATTTTTCTCGCTATCAAAAACCAAACCAAAAAAGCTATCTGCTTCTTTCTGACAATAACTTAGCGGGTGTCTTTAATATCAGTGAAATAGTACGTGGTTACTTTCAGAATGCGTATTTGGGCTTTTATGTTGTTGCAGCTTATGCGGGTAAAGGATATATGAGTACTGGTTTGAAATTAATATTAACCAAAGTTTTTAAGGACATGGGGTTGCATCGCTTAGAAGCGAATATACAACCTGAGAATACCCGTTCAATCTGGCTTGTGAAGAAAAATGGTTTTCGCTATGAAGGATTTTCCCCACGATATTTGAGAGTGAATGACGTGTGGCAAGGTCATGAGCATTGGGCCATGACTTATGAAGATTTTATCAAGGATAATAATGAGGTACTTGAAAAAGATCATATCGATATTGTTGCATACAATACAGAGTGGCCGCTTCTAGCCAAGGCAGAAATGGTGAAGTTACGCGCCTCATTTCCCGCAAATAGTGTTATTGATATCCAGCATGTAGGCAGTACAGCAATACCTGGCATGGCATCAAAACCCATTATTGATATTCAGATTGCAGTGAGGTCATTAGAAGAAATGAAGATTATTGCTGTGCCGATATTACAGAAATTAGATTATGAATATTGGGAAGATAATCCAGATCCTGAACGAATGTTTTTTGTAAAAGGCATGCCCCCCTATGGTAATGGACGAACGCACCATGTTCATATCGTCGAAGCATCATCCAGGCATTGGAAAGGAAAAACATTTTTCAGAGACTATTTACTCTCTCATCCAGAAGCAGCTGAAAAATATCAGCAACTAAAAATCAAACTGGCTCAGGAACACAAATATGATAGGGAGCAATACACTGATGCAAAAAGTGAATTTATCAACCAAATTTTAAAGTTAGCTCAAAATTAA
- the legD2 gene encoding Dot/Icm T4SS effector LegD2, with product MDNLLNEKKLTIFTSNEIQDNLNRVLKDYEQNGIIGLNGYLNQANRISLLNELEIMQKDAEQDIARYWNNKIIHFYSKDPLKPESVDREYVTEPYFQASSNKAHVFYEVIDNMRVVNRIGHGMHLINRYPMMQRAVYDSPVLLDLLKGIGFKKPICHLSVYIPKYPNGIGSEVRPHQESTFAFTEPQSVVVLWVALEDALIENACMYGVLGSNHWPLKWVSKVDRETKTRHFEQVHQLHIPDFMTEREFYTALEVKAGDALLFHGNFVHCSPMNTSKNSRKALSFQFIETYEVDYPETNWLYPPNKVYLY from the coding sequence ATGGACAATTTATTGAATGAAAAAAAATTAACAATTTTTACATCTAATGAAATCCAAGATAATTTGAACCGGGTTCTGAAAGACTATGAACAAAATGGCATTATTGGACTTAATGGATATCTCAATCAGGCAAACCGAATAAGCTTGCTTAATGAACTTGAGATAATGCAAAAGGATGCTGAGCAGGATATTGCCAGGTATTGGAATAATAAAATCATTCATTTTTATTCCAAAGATCCTTTGAAACCTGAGTCAGTGGATAGAGAATATGTCACAGAACCTTATTTTCAAGCCTCAAGTAATAAGGCACATGTATTTTATGAAGTGATTGATAATATGCGGGTAGTCAATCGAATTGGCCATGGTATGCATCTCATCAATAGGTATCCGATGATGCAGCGAGCAGTTTATGATAGCCCTGTACTTCTGGATTTGCTAAAAGGGATTGGATTTAAGAAGCCAATCTGCCATCTCAGTGTCTATATTCCCAAATATCCTAATGGAATAGGCAGTGAGGTAAGACCTCATCAGGAGTCAACATTTGCCTTTACTGAACCACAAAGTGTCGTTGTTCTGTGGGTTGCCCTGGAAGACGCGTTAATTGAGAATGCCTGTATGTATGGGGTTTTAGGAAGTAATCATTGGCCGTTGAAATGGGTATCAAAAGTGGACCGAGAGACAAAAACGCGTCACTTTGAGCAAGTTCATCAGTTACATATTCCTGATTTTATGACAGAGCGCGAATTTTATACTGCCTTGGAAGTGAAAGCCGGAGATGCTTTGTTATTTCACGGTAATTTTGTGCACTGCAGCCCAATGAATACGTCTAAAAACTCAAGAAAAGCATTGTCGTTTCAGTTTATTGAAACGTATGAAGTCGATTATCCGGAAACTAATTGGTTATACCCTCCTAACAAAGTGTATTTATATTAA
- a CDS encoding class I SAM-dependent methyltransferase, translating to MSMYDMRQFFKTYFSSASEKSILVKLLDKRFHPPSHTANILDLGCHDGALMKNIVNAYAKRLPEKLVITGVDPSLQAIKEYAKADFPIPVQTNTFAGTAEDYFDVCTDHFDWIFASQCLYWSPDLPKIIKQIHETGDSALIVIRGCHGIYEIQSQFRHYIGNHLEKFYTDKEVEMALRTQKILFQKESLSTSIRLPDKDSIELKWLILFFLQMEEESLGDKIFCEVRDWITSRTSGSIHHEVHFFWLGNAILQGITI from the coding sequence ATGTCTATGTATGATATGCGCCAGTTTTTTAAAACCTATTTTTCTAGTGCAAGCGAGAAGTCAATCCTGGTAAAGCTGTTGGATAAACGATTTCATCCTCCCTCTCATACTGCGAACATATTGGATTTGGGTTGCCATGATGGCGCATTGATGAAAAATATAGTGAATGCTTACGCAAAGCGTTTACCGGAAAAGTTAGTTATTACCGGAGTGGATCCTAGTTTGCAAGCAATTAAAGAATATGCAAAAGCAGATTTTCCAATTCCAGTCCAAACGAATACTTTTGCTGGAACTGCAGAAGATTATTTTGATGTGTGCACAGACCATTTTGATTGGATTTTTGCATCGCAGTGTTTGTATTGGTCCCCTGATTTGCCAAAAATAATTAAGCAGATTCATGAAACAGGAGACTCTGCTTTAATTGTTATCAGAGGATGTCATGGAATTTATGAAATTCAATCGCAATTCAGACATTATATTGGGAATCATTTAGAGAAATTTTATACTGATAAAGAAGTTGAGATGGCCTTAAGGACCCAAAAAATTTTATTTCAGAAAGAATCTCTAAGCACTTCTATCCGGTTGCCTGATAAAGACAGCATTGAATTGAAATGGCTCATTTTGTTTTTTTTGCAAATGGAAGAGGAATCGTTGGGTGATAAAATATTTTGCGAAGTGCGGGATTGGATTACCTCTCGAACGTCAGGAAGCATTCATCATGAAGTTCATTTTTTTTGGTTAGGGAATGCCATTTTACAGGGGATTACAATATGA
- a CDS encoding aldo/keto reductase family protein, with the protein MDLGFPTFIYGTAWKEKRTSELVELALTTGFQGIDTANQRKHYYEEGVGYALQQYYKKSGILRDDIFLQSKFTYTHGQDHRKPYDDTASLTIQVQQSFASSLEHLNTDYLNSYILHGPYYQYHFSDEDKEVWNKMESLHKDGKVKHLGISNVSYEQLVELISFASVKPKFVQNRCFARLLWDKQIRNYCQAHGIIYQGFSLLTANQYELRHPKLENLSKKHEKSIEQIIFRFSQQIGMLPLTGTTNLDHMKEDLAIHQFRLTDDEINFIENIAFIP; encoded by the coding sequence ATGGACCTTGGCTTTCCAACTTTTATATATGGAACCGCCTGGAAAGAAAAGCGTACAAGCGAACTGGTCGAGCTTGCATTAACTACCGGATTTCAGGGTATAGATACTGCAAACCAAAGAAAACACTATTATGAAGAAGGTGTTGGATATGCCTTGCAACAATACTATAAAAAATCAGGTATCTTGCGTGATGATATTTTTTTACAATCCAAGTTCACCTATACTCATGGCCAGGATCATCGCAAACCTTACGATGATACAGCAAGTCTGACTATTCAAGTCCAGCAATCTTTTGCAAGCAGCCTTGAACATTTAAATACTGATTATTTAAATTCCTATATTTTGCATGGCCCTTATTATCAATATCATTTTTCTGATGAAGATAAAGAAGTCTGGAACAAAATGGAATCTCTGCATAAAGATGGGAAAGTAAAACACCTGGGCATATCGAATGTGAGTTATGAACAGCTAGTCGAACTCATTTCATTTGCTTCGGTAAAACCCAAGTTTGTTCAAAATAGATGCTTTGCCAGGCTATTATGGGATAAACAAATTCGTAACTATTGCCAGGCTCATGGAATTATTTATCAGGGGTTTTCTCTGTTAACGGCTAATCAATATGAGTTAAGGCATCCGAAACTTGAGAATCTCAGCAAAAAGCACGAGAAATCGATTGAGCAAATCATTTTTAGATTTTCACAACAGATAGGAATGTTGCCTTTAACTGGCACGACAAATTTGGATCATATGAAAGAAGATCTTGCCATCCATCAATTCAGGCTGACTGATGATGAAATCAATTTCATTGAAAACATTGCCTTTATCCCATAA
- a CDS encoding lpg0518 family Dot/Icm T4SS effector, whose translation MTDLRTEIESLIHNGLLPDREYVSAKRFINHYANTNEFWAGLALVGITPIINGLYACYYASRTVWATLRTVGNLLILKPGLALDALKDVGCHLTLSTCLLLMAPIHALTHAVEILTRVISSWFVGQEPRHDLLETGLMAKWANRVSGYQMVNELPSSNYLNKARFFSSYNNAWDCLEQMASPMTSLAKGGFHSLVEALYGVESAIECIVNLAICKPLHAKENFHNLQVHFGLAVSLAVMTPINALVEGIAFMTRLGTTWVSACLKPEVTETEHENTTAYQFN comes from the coding sequence ATGACAGACCTTAGAACAGAAATTGAATCGCTCATTCATAATGGATTATTGCCAGATAGAGAATATGTTTCAGCCAAGCGATTTATTAATCATTATGCCAATACAAATGAATTTTGGGCTGGTTTGGCATTAGTAGGAATTACCCCTATTATCAATGGGCTATATGCTTGCTACTATGCCTCAAGGACAGTATGGGCCACCTTGCGAACTGTAGGTAATTTATTAATTTTAAAACCGGGCTTGGCATTGGACGCGCTCAAAGATGTGGGTTGCCATTTAACTCTCTCTACCTGTTTACTGCTTATGGCTCCAATTCATGCTCTGACACATGCCGTTGAAATTCTTACCAGAGTTATATCATCATGGTTTGTTGGTCAAGAACCTCGCCATGATTTATTAGAAACCGGGCTTATGGCAAAGTGGGCAAACAGAGTAAGTGGATATCAAATGGTTAATGAGTTGCCTTCATCCAATTACTTGAATAAAGCCAGGTTCTTTTCTTCTTATAACAATGCCTGGGATTGTTTAGAACAAATGGCATCCCCAATGACCTCCTTGGCTAAAGGCGGATTTCATTCATTAGTCGAAGCATTGTATGGAGTTGAGTCTGCGATAGAATGCATTGTCAATTTGGCTATCTGTAAGCCTTTACATGCAAAAGAGAATTTCCATAACTTACAAGTACATTTCGGTTTGGCTGTCTCTTTGGCTGTGATGACACCAATTAATGCTCTGGTCGAAGGAATTGCCTTTATGACACGTCTTGGTACTACCTGGGTTTCTGCTTGCCTCAAACCAGAAGTGACTGAGACTGAGCATGAGAATACAACCGCTTATCAATTCAACTAA